In a single window of the Flavobacterium sp. W4I14 genome:
- a CDS encoding hypothetical protein (product_source=Hypo-rule applied; superfamily=81301): MGKLTLYDITVPYEAIVEERDGIYLSRTPEQRFFGVLQLNYISVTMNGGKPLKFPQGKGLVIRKPAI, translated from the coding sequence ATGGGAAAGCTCACTTTATATGATATTACAGTTCCGTACGAAGCAATTGTTGAAGAGCGTGATGGTATTTATTTGAGCCGTACCCCTGAGCAACGCTTCTTCGGTGTTTTGCAACTTAACTACATTTCGGTTACCATGAACGGCGGCAAACCATTAAAATTTCCACAAGGCAAAGGGCTTGTAATCCGTAAGCCAGCCATAT
- a CDS encoding thioesterase-3 (product_source=KO:K12500; cath_funfam=3.10.129.10; cog=COG0824; ko=KO:K12500; pfam=PF13279; superfamily=54637; tigrfam=TIGR00051), translating into MIYLYIKTSLYKDIKSLLLQKKNILPLEKNQYSIFESELRVRPDDIDMFNHVHNSKYLDYVLAARYEQMEKFYGMPWEHFTKQGLGWVVSHVDINFKRPLLMNDLMLIRTGILTMNDKGCSVQFEIINQKTGKVASDGIFDYVLIDLTTGRGTKVSEEMIKAYSI; encoded by the coding sequence ATGATATATCTTTACATCAAGACATCTTTATATAAAGATATCAAAAGCTTACTTTTGCAAAAAAAAAACATTTTACCCTTGGAAAAGAATCAATACAGCATTTTCGAAAGTGAATTACGTGTCCGCCCGGATGATATCGATATGTTTAACCATGTGCATAATAGTAAATACCTTGATTATGTACTGGCAGCACGTTATGAGCAAATGGAAAAATTCTACGGAATGCCTTGGGAACATTTTACCAAACAGGGTCTGGGTTGGGTTGTAAGCCATGTTGACATTAATTTTAAACGCCCATTGTTGATGAATGACTTAATGCTGATCAGGACCGGTATTTTAACGATGAACGATAAAGGTTGTTCGGTTCAATTCGAAATCATTAATCAAAAAACTGGCAAAGTGGCTTCAGATGGCATTTTTGATTATGTATTGATTGATTTAACTACTGGCCGTGGAACAAAGGTTTCGGAAGAAATGATTAAAGCCTACAGTATATAG
- a CDS encoding hypothetical protein (product_source=Hypo-rule applied), giving the protein MEGILGYLEPQTDCRYYHGSGLFDATKIDKISYCQI; this is encoded by the coding sequence ATGGAGGGAATCCTCGGTTATTTAGAACCTCAAACGGATTGCAGATACTATCATGGCTCTGGTCTTTTTGATGCAACAAAGATAGATAAAATTTCGTATTGTCAAATTTAG
- a CDS encoding putative MATE family efflux protein (product_source=TIGR00797; cog=COG0534; pfam=PF01554; superfamily=81490; tigrfam=TIGR00797; transmembrane_helix_parts=Inside_1_39,TMhelix_40_62,Outside_63_81,TMhelix_82_101,Inside_102_120,TMhelix_121_143,Outside_144_157,TMhelix_158_180,Inside_181_192,TMhelix_193_212,Outside_213_221,TMhelix_222_244,Inside_245_263,TMhelix_264_286,Outside_287_305,TMhelix_306_328,Inside_329_348,TMhelix_349_371,Outside_372_385,TMhelix_386_408,Inside_409_419,TMhelix_420_438,Outside_439_441,TMhelix_442_464,Inside_465_474), with amino-acid sequence MSQSTKTQGKLSSFFDILVQSLKGHEVDLTSISIKRAIILLAIPMMLEMAMESVFALVDLYFVGHLENSSHAIQTVGLTESVLTIIYSLAIGLSMAATAVVARRIGEKNPEAASKAGMQTIVIAVFVNIIISILGLIYARDILLLMGASAETADQGVPFVRIMMGGSIIIVLLFLINGIFRGAGNAAIAMRSLWIANIANIILCPIFINGFGPVPAFGLTGAAIATTIGRGLGVTYQVYNLFSGKNILKIRISHFLPDFAQIKAIVKIAAPAIFQFVIASCSWVFLAELVATTGGDTGSAGYQTALRLMMFFMLPAWGLSNAAATLVGQNLGAGHIDRAEKSVFQTLKYIIIFMAVVSVLFLTCGHLFAAFFTSDKNVIAVASKALKILSIGFVIYGAAMVFSSAFNGAGDTWTPTKINVFAFWLFQIPLAYFLANFLEMGPTGVFIAIPTAEAGIAIAAYILFKKGKWKKTMV; translated from the coding sequence ATGTCACAGTCAACAAAGACGCAGGGTAAACTTTCGTCTTTTTTCGATATCCTCGTCCAATCTTTAAAAGGTCACGAGGTTGATTTAACTTCAATTAGTATTAAACGCGCAATTATTTTATTAGCCATTCCGATGATGCTCGAAATGGCTATGGAGTCAGTTTTTGCCTTAGTCGATCTATATTTTGTCGGCCACTTAGAAAATAGTAGCCATGCTATACAAACCGTAGGTTTAACGGAATCCGTGTTAACCATTATTTACTCATTAGCCATTGGGTTAAGCATGGCTGCAACCGCAGTAGTGGCACGGAGAATTGGCGAGAAAAATCCAGAGGCGGCATCAAAAGCTGGTATGCAGACGATTGTAATCGCGGTTTTCGTTAATATTATAATCAGTATCCTGGGCTTAATTTACGCAAGAGATATTCTATTGCTCATGGGTGCTTCAGCTGAAACAGCTGATCAAGGTGTTCCATTTGTTCGGATTATGATGGGTGGAAGTATCATTATTGTACTCTTATTCTTAATCAATGGGATTTTTCGTGGTGCAGGTAATGCGGCCATCGCAATGCGGAGTTTGTGGATTGCTAATATTGCAAACATCATCCTCTGCCCTATTTTTATTAATGGTTTTGGGCCAGTACCGGCATTTGGTTTAACAGGTGCTGCAATTGCCACCACCATCGGTCGTGGTTTGGGCGTTACTTATCAGGTTTACAATTTGTTTAGTGGTAAAAATATATTAAAAATACGCATTAGTCACTTCTTGCCTGATTTTGCCCAGATTAAAGCGATCGTTAAGATTGCCGCTCCAGCTATTTTCCAGTTCGTAATTGCGAGCTGTAGCTGGGTGTTTTTGGCAGAGCTTGTTGCCACTACCGGAGGTGATACAGGATCAGCAGGTTATCAGACAGCACTACGACTCATGATGTTTTTTATGTTGCCAGCCTGGGGATTAAGCAACGCGGCTGCTACTTTGGTTGGCCAGAATTTGGGCGCAGGTCATATAGATCGCGCTGAAAAATCGGTATTCCAAACCTTGAAATACATTATTATTTTTATGGCAGTTGTAAGTGTACTGTTCTTAACCTGTGGGCATTTGTTCGCGGCATTTTTTACATCAGATAAAAATGTGATTGCCGTTGCAAGCAAAGCTTTAAAAATTTTAAGCATTGGTTTTGTGATTTATGGAGCTGCAATGGTATTCAGTAGTGCATTTAATGGCGCTGGCGATACCTGGACACCTACCAAAATTAATGTTTTTGCCTTTTGGTTGTTCCAGATTCCTTTGGCTTACTTTTTGGCCAATTTTTTAGAAATGGGCCCAACAGGTGTTTTTATTGCCATCCCAACAGCTGAAGCAGGTATTGCGATAGCTGCTTATATCTTGTTTAAAAAAGGCAAATGGAAAAAAACAATGGTTTAA
- a CDS encoding GTP-binding protein LepA (product_source=KO:K03596; cath_funfam=2.40.30.10,3.30.70.240,3.30.70.870,3.40.50.300; cog=COG0481; ko=KO:K03596; pfam=PF00009,PF00679,PF03144,PF06421; superfamily=52540,54980; tigrfam=TIGR01393) codes for MKHIRNFCIIAHIDHGKSTLADRLLEYTETISKREAQAQLLDNMDLERERGITIKSHAIQMNYKVGDIEYNFNLIDTPGHVDFSYEVSRSIAACEGALLIVDASQGIQAQTISNLYLALEHDLEIIPILNKMDLPGAMPEEVKDQIIDLIGCKREDIIPASGKTGMGIPDIIQAIVDRVPAPVGDPEAPLQALIFDSVFNSFRGIIAYYKVVNGEIKKGDKVKFINTGKEYLADEVGILKLDMSPRNVVKTGDVGYIISGIKEAREVKVGDTITTTARPSLDSIQGFEEVKPMVFAGIYPVDTDEFEELREAMHKLQLNDASIVFEPESSAALGFGFRCGFLGMLHMEIIQERLEREFDMTVITTVPNVSYIAHTTKGDEIFVNNPSDLPDPSKLDSVEEPFIKANIITKADFVGPVMSLCIQKRGTIVNQSYLTSDRVELVFEMPMGEIVFDFYDKLKTISKGYASFDYHQIGYRKSDLVRLDMLINDEPVDALSSLIHRSNAYDFGKKICEKLRELIPRQQFEIKIQASIGAKVIARETLSALRKDVTAKCYGGDISRKRKLLEKQKKGKKRMRQVGNVEIPQSAFMAVLKLD; via the coding sequence ATGAAGCATATACGTAATTTTTGCATTATTGCACATATTGACCATGGTAAAAGTACTTTGGCTGATAGGTTATTAGAATACACCGAGACAATTTCAAAGCGTGAGGCGCAGGCACAATTGCTCGATAACATGGATTTAGAGCGTGAGAGAGGCATAACAATTAAAAGTCATGCCATACAAATGAACTATAAAGTTGGTGATATTGAATATAATTTCAACCTGATTGATACACCTGGACACGTAGATTTTTCGTACGAAGTTTCGCGTTCCATTGCTGCCTGCGAGGGGGCATTGCTTATTGTTGATGCTTCGCAAGGTATTCAGGCACAGACCATTTCGAACTTATATTTAGCACTTGAACACGACCTTGAAATTATTCCGATTTTAAATAAAATGGATTTACCTGGGGCAATGCCCGAGGAAGTGAAAGACCAGATTATTGATTTAATCGGATGTAAACGAGAAGATATTATTCCTGCATCGGGTAAAACCGGAATGGGTATTCCTGATATTATCCAGGCAATTGTAGACCGTGTTCCTGCTCCGGTTGGTGATCCGGAAGCACCTTTGCAAGCGCTAATTTTCGACTCTGTTTTTAACTCATTCAGAGGAATTATTGCTTATTATAAAGTAGTAAACGGCGAAATTAAAAAAGGCGACAAAGTAAAATTCATTAATACTGGCAAAGAATATCTGGCTGATGAGGTTGGAATTCTGAAACTGGATATGTCGCCACGTAATGTGGTAAAAACCGGAGATGTGGGATACATTATTTCCGGTATTAAAGAAGCCAGAGAGGTAAAAGTTGGTGATACGATTACGACTACTGCAAGACCATCTTTAGATTCGATTCAAGGTTTTGAAGAGGTTAAACCAATGGTTTTTGCAGGTATTTATCCTGTTGATACTGATGAGTTTGAAGAACTTCGCGAGGCAATGCACAAGTTGCAACTCAATGATGCATCTATTGTTTTCGAACCGGAAAGCTCTGCTGCATTAGGCTTCGGTTTCCGTTGCGGATTCCTTGGTATGTTGCACATGGAGATTATCCAGGAGCGTTTGGAGCGTGAATTCGACATGACGGTTATCACAACCGTTCCCAACGTATCTTACATTGCCCACACTACTAAAGGGGATGAAATTTTTGTAAATAATCCATCTGATTTGCCCGACCCAAGTAAATTGGATTCAGTTGAAGAACCGTTTATTAAAGCAAACATCATTACCAAAGCTGATTTTGTTGGTCCTGTAATGTCACTTTGTATTCAGAAAAGAGGAACAATTGTAAATCAATCGTATTTGACATCTGATCGTGTTGAGCTGGTTTTTGAAATGCCAATGGGCGAAATTGTATTTGATTTTTATGATAAATTGAAAACGATCTCAAAAGGCTACGCATCTTTCGACTATCATCAGATTGGTTATCGTAAATCCGATTTGGTTCGTTTAGATATGTTAATAAACGATGAGCCCGTTGATGCATTATCATCTTTAATCCATAGAAGCAATGCTTACGATTTTGGAAAGAAAATCTGTGAGAAATTAAGAGAATTAATCCCTCGCCAACAATTCGAGATTAAAATACAGGCATCAATTGGTGCTAAAGTTATTGCCCGCGAAACACTGAGTGCTTTACGTAAAGATGTAACGGCTAAATGTTATGGTGGTGATATTTCCCGTAAACGTAAGTTATTGGAAAAGCAGAAAAAAGGTAAAAAACGTATGCGCCAGGTTGGAAACGTAGAGATTCCACAAAGTGCATTTATGGCGGTTTTGAAATTAGATTAA
- a CDS encoding methylenetetrahydrofolate dehydrogenase (NADP+)/methenyltetrahydrofolate cyclohydrolase (product_source=KO:K01491; cath_funfam=3.40.50.10860; cog=COG0190; ko=KO:K01491; pfam=PF00763,PF02882; superfamily=51735,53223) — MKLLDGKYVSEKVKVQIAEEAAEFLNKSGRKPHLVAILVGNDGGSETYVASKMKNCEKVGFKSSLHRYDNSVTEAELLAKIEEINQDDDVDGLIVQLPLPKHIDPEKVTEKIDHRKDVDGFHPVNLGRMMRNLPCFIPATPYGILLMLQEYNIDTTGMHCVVVGRSNIVGSPMSILMARNANPGNCTVTLTHSRTKDLKEQVLQADIVVAAIGKKNFVTADMVKPGAIIIDVGINRETSAETKSGFKLYGDVDFENVAPKASYITPVPGGVGLMTIVGLLKNTLASARKEIYS, encoded by the coding sequence ATGAAATTATTAGACGGTAAATACGTATCAGAAAAAGTTAAAGTTCAAATTGCAGAAGAAGCTGCCGAATTTTTAAACAAAAGTGGTCGCAAGCCACACCTTGTTGCAATTTTAGTTGGTAATGATGGTGGAAGCGAAACCTATGTGGCCAGTAAGATGAAAAACTGCGAAAAGGTTGGTTTTAAATCGTCGTTACATAGATATGATAACTCGGTAACTGAAGCTGAATTATTGGCGAAAATTGAAGAAATTAACCAGGATGATGATGTAGACGGTTTAATTGTTCAATTGCCTTTGCCGAAGCATATTGATCCGGAGAAAGTTACTGAAAAGATCGATCACCGTAAAGATGTGGATGGTTTCCACCCGGTAAATTTGGGTAGAATGATGCGTAACCTGCCTTGCTTTATCCCGGCTACACCTTATGGTATTTTATTGATGCTGCAGGAATACAATATCGATACAACCGGAATGCATTGTGTGGTTGTTGGCCGCAGTAATATTGTAGGTAGCCCAATGAGCATTTTAATGGCCCGCAATGCCAATCCAGGCAATTGTACAGTAACCCTTACCCACTCTCGTACTAAAGATTTAAAAGAACAGGTTCTCCAAGCAGATATTGTGGTTGCCGCCATTGGTAAAAAGAATTTTGTTACTGCTGACATGGTTAAACCGGGAGCCATCATTATTGATGTAGGTATTAACCGCGAAACTTCTGCTGAAACCAAATCTGGCTTTAAGTTATATGGTGATGTAGATTTTGAAAATGTAGCACCTAAGGCTTCTTACATTACGCCTGTTCCTGGTGGTGTGGGTTTAATGACCATTGTGGGTTTATTGAAAAATACATTAGCATCAGCTAGAAAAGAGATATATTCTTAA
- a CDS encoding hypothetical protein (product_source=Hypo-rule applied; pfam=PF19891; superfamily=47598): MDTKLTLSFNQDVVARAKKFAAENNISLSRLIEHLLTQVTATEYKSLEDFPISDWVSMVAEGEVEYKKMSKQTRKDSKNEYFSSKK; the protein is encoded by the coding sequence ATGGACACTAAGTTAACTTTAAGTTTTAATCAAGATGTTGTAGCAAGGGCAAAAAAATTTGCCGCTGAAAACAACATTAGCTTATCGCGATTAATAGAGCACCTCTTAACTCAGGTAACGGCCACAGAATACAAATCTTTGGAAGATTTTCCCATTTCAGATTGGGTGAGCATGGTTGCTGAGGGCGAAGTCGAGTATAAAAAAATGTCAAAACAAACACGTAAAGATTCAAAAAACGAATATTTTTCTTCTAAAAAGTAA
- a CDS encoding putative nucleic acid-binding protein (product_source=COG1569; cog=COG1569; pfam=PF13470; smart=SM00670; superfamily=88723), translating to MKIFLDANILVSVLNKEYPLFSYSSRILSLASHPKFEIYTSPLCLAIAFYFAEKKHKSQLAKQKIDLICQHIKIAENSSKSVLDTLSNKSIHDFEDGLEYYAAKSVNCKCIITEDIEDFYFSEIEILNCQEFFKRYLLN from the coding sequence ATGAAGATATTTTTAGATGCCAATATCCTCGTTTCTGTGTTGAATAAGGAATATCCATTATTTAGTTATTCTTCGAGAATTTTGAGTTTGGCATCGCATCCGAAATTTGAAATATATACTTCTCCACTTTGTTTGGCCATTGCTTTTTACTTTGCCGAAAAGAAACATAAATCTCAATTAGCCAAGCAGAAAATCGATTTGATTTGCCAACATATTAAGATTGCTGAAAATTCATCAAAAAGTGTTTTGGATACCTTGTCAAACAAATCAATCCACGATTTTGAAGATGGTTTAGAATATTACGCTGCCAAATCTGTTAATTGTAAATGTATTATCACAGAAGATATTGAAGATTTTTATTTCTCAGAAATTGAAATTTTGAATTGCCAGGAATTTTTTAAAAGATATTTGCTAAATTAA
- a CDS encoding nitrite reductase/ring-hydroxylating ferredoxin subunit (product_source=COG2146; cath_funfam=2.102.10.10; cog=COG2146; pfam=PF00355; superfamily=50022) has protein sequence MKWFKALNNNQIPRPDTIKTIEVAGKQICLINNEDKITATQSHCPHAGGHFSGGWCKNGHLVCPIHRYEYSLTTGRGAEGQGDYINIYPTELRDDGLYIGFEESWWSKLWG, from the coding sequence ATGAAGTGGTTTAAGGCGCTAAATAATAATCAAATTCCCCGTCCTGATACAATTAAAACAATAGAAGTTGCGGGAAAACAAATCTGTTTGATTAACAATGAAGACAAAATTACCGCAACCCAATCGCATTGTCCGCATGCTGGGGGTCATTTTAGTGGTGGCTGGTGCAAAAACGGACATCTGGTTTGCCCTATCCATCGGTACGAATACAGTTTAACCACAGGAAGGGGAGCAGAGGGGCAAGGTGATTATATTAATATCTATCCAACCGAATTGCGCGATGATGGCCTCTATATCGGTTTTGAAGAAAGCTGGTGGAGTAAACTTTGGGGATAG
- a CDS encoding 7-carboxy-7-deazaguanine synthase (product_source=KO:K10026; cath_funfam=3.20.20.70; cog=COG0602; ko=KO:K10026; pfam=PF04055,PF13394): MKQDIPEDGTLLPLMEEFYTIQGEGFNTGKAAYFIRLGGCDVGCHWCDVKESWDAEMHPLTASDVIVENADKFPGKAVVITGGEPLIYNLDYLTNKLKERGILTFIETSGAYPLSGNWDWICLSPKKFKAPRPDITPFAHELKVIVFNKSDFKWAEEYAAMVSPTCKLYLQPEWSKSKEITPLIIDYVMANPKWEISLQTHKFLNIP, from the coding sequence ATGAAACAAGACATACCAGAAGACGGCACATTACTTCCTTTAATGGAAGAATTTTATACCATACAGGGAGAAGGATTTAATACTGGTAAAGCAGCTTATTTTATCCGTTTAGGGGGCTGCGATGTAGGCTGCCATTGGTGCGATGTGAAAGAAAGCTGGGATGCCGAAATGCATCCACTTACGGCTTCGGATGTAATTGTTGAAAATGCCGATAAATTTCCCGGTAAGGCTGTTGTAATTACGGGTGGCGAACCCTTGATTTATAACCTGGATTATTTAACCAATAAATTAAAAGAAAGAGGTATTCTTACCTTTATCGAAACATCTGGTGCCTACCCACTTTCTGGAAATTGGGACTGGATCTGTTTATCACCAAAGAAATTTAAAGCACCAAGGCCAGATATTACACCTTTTGCGCACGAATTAAAGGTGATCGTTTTTAATAAAAGTGATTTTAAATGGGCCGAAGAGTACGCGGCTATGGTTTCTCCTACCTGCAAATTATATCTACAGCCAGAATGGTCTAAATCAAAGGAAATTACACCCTTAATTATTGATTATGTAATGGCAAACCCAAAATGGGAAATTTCTTTGCAAACGCACAAATTTTTAAATATTCCTTAA
- a CDS encoding outer membrane protein OmpA-like peptidoglycan-associated protein/tetratricopeptide (TPR) repeat protein (product_source=COG2885/COG0457; cath_funfam=1.25.40.10,2.60.40.1120,3.30.1330.60; cog=COG0457,COG2885; pfam=PF00691,PF07676; smart=SM00028; superfamily=103088,48452,69304) — protein sequence MKFRLVLFFSILSIYCFGQSSLNKKAQVFFEKSGPFIDKLDYAAAEQVLKSAVEADPLFQNAYIVLAGVYKVQKKYAEAKAAYEKAILINKTVAPAVIYGLAETEFATQDYLKSKQHFSDFLILDSSSDKARKAKKYLLDCDFAALAIKKPVKYSPTNLGEGVNTTDAEYFPAITADGETLVFTRQVNGNEDFLTSQLKNNKWDAATPLSSKINTIQYNEGAQTISPDGKYLFFTGCNRPDGLGRCDIYVSHREGKDWGEPYNVGKPVNSEYWESQPAISPDGRTLYFISNRPGGSGGYDIWKSSITDEAKWGPAINLGPDINTVYDENTPFLHADGRTLYFSSDGWPGFGNKDIYYSRMDNDGKWQKPINIGYPINSFEDESGLVVSADGSFGLFSSNLKGGFGLQDIYSFGIPEVAKPLKISYVKGIVRDRDTKKTIESNVQVVDLKSSKTVFDDYTDSETGQFLAVMPVGSNYLFNVNAEGYMFYSENFELKAGDINKPYQIEVYIEKIKQGGNVTLRNIFFDTNKFSLLPVSIRELDLLIDFLHQNENVQIEIQGHTDNVGDDKLNEKLSFNRANAVYEYLIKNSIDAKRLTFKGFGASKPIADNKTESGRKNNRRTSFVITKI from the coding sequence ATGAAATTTCGCTTAGTCCTCTTCTTTAGCATACTGAGTATTTATTGTTTTGGGCAAAGTTCCCTGAATAAAAAGGCACAGGTTTTTTTTGAAAAATCCGGGCCATTTATTGATAAATTAGATTATGCTGCTGCCGAACAGGTATTAAAAAGTGCGGTTGAAGCTGATCCGTTATTCCAAAACGCCTACATTGTGCTTGCTGGCGTTTATAAAGTACAAAAAAAGTATGCTGAAGCCAAAGCTGCTTACGAAAAAGCCATATTGATCAATAAAACGGTAGCTCCGGCTGTAATTTATGGCTTGGCTGAAACCGAATTCGCAACTCAGGATTATTTAAAATCGAAACAGCATTTTAGTGATTTTTTGATATTAGATTCTTCATCCGATAAAGCAAGAAAAGCAAAGAAATATCTTTTAGATTGTGATTTCGCTGCCCTAGCAATTAAGAAGCCCGTAAAATATAGTCCAACAAATTTAGGTGAAGGTGTAAATACAACAGATGCTGAGTACTTTCCTGCGATAACAGCTGATGGCGAAACCCTGGTTTTTACCCGTCAGGTAAATGGTAATGAAGATTTTTTGACCTCACAGCTTAAAAATAATAAATGGGATGCCGCTACTCCCTTATCCAGCAAAATAAATACTATCCAATACAATGAAGGGGCACAAACCATTTCGCCTGATGGGAAGTACCTTTTTTTTACGGGATGCAACCGACCAGATGGCCTAGGTAGGTGTGATATTTATGTTTCACATCGTGAGGGAAAAGATTGGGGCGAACCTTACAATGTTGGGAAACCCGTTAATTCAGAATATTGGGAATCACAACCGGCAATTAGTCCTGATGGAAGAACCTTGTATTTTATAAGTAATAGACCAGGCGGATCTGGAGGTTATGATATTTGGAAAAGCAGCATTACCGATGAAGCTAAATGGGGACCTGCCATTAATCTTGGGCCTGACATCAACACGGTTTATGATGAAAATACACCATTTTTGCATGCTGATGGAAGAACTTTGTATTTTTCTTCTGATGGTTGGCCAGGCTTTGGAAACAAAGATATTTATTACAGCAGAATGGACAATGATGGCAAGTGGCAAAAGCCAATTAATATCGGTTATCCAATCAATTCTTTCGAAGATGAAAGTGGTTTGGTAGTAAGTGCTGATGGAAGTTTCGGCTTGTTTTCTTCGAATTTAAAAGGAGGTTTTGGCTTACAGGATATTTATAGTTTTGGAATTCCTGAAGTTGCTAAACCGCTGAAGATTTCCTATGTGAAAGGAATTGTAAGGGACCGGGATACTAAAAAAACGATCGAAAGTAATGTTCAGGTGGTTGATCTGAAAAGCAGTAAAACTGTTTTCGACGATTATACTGATTCAGAAACGGGTCAATTTTTAGCGGTAATGCCTGTTGGGAGTAATTATCTGTTTAATGTAAATGCTGAAGGTTATATGTTTTACTCTGAAAACTTTGAGCTCAAGGCAGGAGATATCAACAAACCTTACCAGATTGAAGTTTACATCGAAAAAATAAAGCAAGGTGGAAATGTAACCCTAAGAAACATTTTCTTCGATACCAATAAGTTTAGTCTTTTGCCCGTCTCTATCCGTGAACTGGATCTGCTTATCGATTTTCTGCACCAAAATGAAAACGTCCAGATTGAGATTCAGGGACACACCGATAATGTTGGCGATGATAAATTGAATGAAAAGTTATCTTTTAATCGTGCCAATGCAGTTTACGAGTACCTGATCAAAAATAGTATTGATGCTAAAAGACTTACCTTTAAGGGATTTGGAGCAAGTAAACCGATTGCTGATAATAAAACGGAATCAGGAAGAAAAAACAATCGTAGAACATCGTTTGTAATTACTAAAATATAA
- a CDS encoding hypothetical protein (product_source=Hypo-rule applied) produces the protein MEIEIEDYDIEIIMLEQYKHLILYWKVAIVLDVKRCLLSLIISLI, from the coding sequence ATGGAAATAGAAATTGAAGACTACGATATAGAAATTATTATGTTGGAGCAATATAAGCATCTAATCTTATACTGGAAAGTTGCTATTGTACTGGATGTAAAAAGATGTCTACTATCACTAATTATAAGCCTTATTTAA
- a CDS encoding DNA polymerase II large subunit (product_source=COG1933; cog=COG1933), whose protein sequence is MSTITNYKPYLNKLNDIILKGFCLKCGGPVNRYIETGENIQSAAVAMHI, encoded by the coding sequence ATGTCTACTATCACTAATTATAAGCCTTATTTAAATAAATTAAATGATATTATTTTAAAAGGCTTTTGTCTTAAATGTGGAGGACCAGTAAATCGCTATATCGAAACTGGAGAAAATATTCAAAGCGCAGCGGTTGCCATGCACATTTAA